The following coding sequences lie in one Vitis vinifera cultivar Pinot Noir 40024 chromosome 19, ASM3070453v1 genomic window:
- the LOC100242892 gene encoding interactor of constitutive active ROPs 4 — MPRTRGSEMPQRQSPRGSLQLRTSSSDSDPLHHRPITDRSPKVGDRRSPRGAQSDSVNQKKLGTRIADLESQLGQALEELKNLKFQLASAEAAKKEAQEELEKKANMPITHDAMEIQEKHSPTEAYKSNKIDSSHPDEAPDDNQQETDVFEVPVEKVAVEAKVDLSQLSDQEDKRSKPTDISTEPPAILEPEKVSFEELAMKNDEINLLKAKLEEKEKELEGSCQEIEGLKKQLNEAASEIVLVRTKEEEMALRLSQLGEDLKANKANEAQLKEKLEAVEGVKEALEAEMKKLRVQTEQWRKAADAAAAVLAGGVEMNGRRISERCGSMDKHFGGVFESSAGGYAGFVGSPVLADDFDDGFGSGKRKGSGIKMFGDLWKRKSQK, encoded by the exons ATGCCGAGGACAAG GGGATCAGAAATGCCTCAAAGGCAGTCTCCCCGAGGATCACTTCAGCTTCGAACATCAAGCTCTGATTCTGATCCTCTACATCATCGTCCTATTACCGATCGGAGCCCCAAGGTAGGAGACCGTCGATCCCCAAGAGGTGCTCAATCTGATTCCGTAAATCAGAAGAAACTCGGTACCCGCATTGCAGATTTAGAATCTCAACTTGGGCAAGCTCTAGAAGAGCTAAAGAACCTGAAATTTCAGTTAGCTTCTGCTGAAGCAGCAAAGAAAGAAGCTCAAGAAGAATTGGAGAAGAAAGCTAACATGCCAATCACTCATGATGCTATGGAAATCCAAGAGAAACATTCTCCAACAGAAGCTtacaaatcaaacaaaatagaCAGCAGTCATCCTGATGAAGCTCCAGATGACAACCAGCAGGAAACTGATGTCTTTGAAGTTCCAGTGGAAAAAGTGGCAGTTGAGGCCAAGGTTGATCTCAGTCAACTGTCTGATCAAGAGGATAAAAGATCCAAACCAACTGACATCTCAACTGAGCCACCAGCAATTCTGGAACCAGAGAAAGTGTCATTTGAAGAGTTGGCTATGAAGAATGATGAGATTAATTTACTGAAAGCAAAGTtagaggaaaaggaaaaggaattaGAGGGGTCTTGTCAAGAAATTGAGGGCCTGAAAAAGCAGTTAAATGAAGCAGCGTCAGAGATTGTGTTGGTCCGAACAAAGGAGGAAGAGATGGCTCTGAGGCTGAGCCAACTGGGAGAAGACCTGAAAGCAAATAAAGCTAATGAAGCTCAATTGAAGGAGAAATTGGAAGCTGTGGAAGGAGTGAAGGAGGCATTGGAAGCAGAGATGAAAAAACTGAGAGTGCAAACTGAGCAATGGAGGAAAGCAGCAGATGCTGCAGCAGCTGTTTTGGCTGGGGGAGTGGAGATGAATGGCAGAAGGATTTCAGAGAGGTGTGGGTCAATGGATAAACACTTTGGCGGGGTATTTGAGTCATCTGCAGGTGGGTATGCTGGTTTTGTGGGCTCACCTGTTCTGGCTGATGATTTTGATGATGGTTTTGGAAGTGGAAAGAGGAAGGGTTCTGGCATTAAAATGTTTGGGGACTTGTGGAAAAGGAAGAGCCAGAAATAA